The following proteins are encoded in a genomic region of Gemmatimonadota bacterium:
- the hemC gene encoding hydroxymethylbilane synthase: MKVVIGSRGSALALWQANWAKRKLAIAYPDLSVEIEVIKTEGDRLSEMSLSQIGGKEVWTKEIEQALLSGSIDLAVHSLKDLPTRLPEGLVLGAISAREDVRDVLVSKNNRVFWDLPEGATVATSSLRRQAQLKHVRPDLNFVAIRGNVDTRVKKLETENLDGIILAAAGLMRLGLGDRIADFIDPNICLPAPGQAALGIEIREGDERITDLVGVLNCAETQQAVTAERAMLAALGGDCSVPIGGYAAFDKASIDVLWLKGVVATPDGRQVMSERAEGQASSAEQLGERVAKGLLGQGARNILDHDGSVR; the protein is encoded by the coding sequence ATGAAGGTGGTTATTGGCAGTCGGGGAAGTGCGCTGGCCTTGTGGCAGGCCAATTGGGCAAAGAGAAAGCTGGCGATCGCATACCCCGATCTCAGCGTCGAGATTGAGGTGATCAAAACGGAGGGAGACCGACTCTCAGAAATGTCTCTGTCTCAGATTGGTGGCAAAGAGGTGTGGACAAAGGAGATTGAGCAAGCGCTACTGTCGGGCAGTATTGATCTGGCGGTTCACAGTTTGAAAGATTTGCCGACCAGGTTGCCAGAGGGATTGGTTTTGGGTGCGATAAGTGCTCGCGAAGATGTGCGAGATGTGTTGGTCAGCAAGAATAATCGGGTGTTTTGGGATTTGCCGGAAGGGGCGACGGTTGCCACGAGCAGTTTGCGGCGACAAGCACAGTTGAAACACGTGCGGCCGGATTTGAATTTTGTGGCGATTCGAGGAAATGTGGATACGCGCGTCAAAAAGCTCGAAACGGAAAATTTGGATGGTATTATTTTAGCCGCAGCGGGTTTGATGCGATTGGGATTGGGAGATCGCATTGCGGATTTTATCGACCCGAATATCTGTTTGCCCGCGCCCGGGCAGGCCGCGCTGGGGATAGAAATACGAGAAGGGGATGAGCGGATTACAGATCTCGTCGGCGTTTTGAATTGCGCTGAAACGCAACAAGCTGTTACGGCAGAGCGCGCGATGCTGGCGGCATTGGGGGGAGACTGTAGCGTTCCAATTGGAGGATACGCGGCCTTTGACAAGGCTTCTATTGACGTTCTGTGGCTAAAGGGCGTTGTTGCCACCCCCGATGGGCGTCAGGTGATGTCAGAGAGGGCAGAAGGACAGGCATCATCTGCCGAGCAGTTGGGCGAGCGCGTTGCGAAGGGGTTGCTCGGGCAGGGGGCGAGGAATATCCTGGATCACGATGGGAGCGTGCGGTGA
- the hemA gene encoding glutamyl-tRNA reductase, whose protein sequence is MSLVVIGLSYRTAPVEIRDGVAVLPQALDAVLQYFSSVSEIVECAVLSTCNRSEVYCITTDIHAARTAVISGWSKQSGLDADALGQHTVVYRDAEAVRHLFRVACGLDSMVMGEPQIAGQVKEAGAAALSMGTSKAVLNRLFRAATEVSKRARTETEIATGAVSVSFAAVELAKKIFGNLEGHTALVLGAGEMSELTARHLADNGVKSLLVTSRTLARAQNLAVRVGGRAISWDDGIGNLHGADVVISSTSAETYVLECHHVAAAMQKRNNRSMFLIDIAMPRDIDPAVGDLYNVFLYDLDDLESVVGANLEKRKIEADKVSAIIEEEVENFSAWINSLSVVPAIVALRGHFQSFMDSELAQARLSEFSDEQRAQVTNLMRRFMNKVLHKPVTRLREAGEEEDGGAYVAALSYLFDLVVEDIESEKVHGS, encoded by the coding sequence ATGTCTCTCGTTGTAATTGGGCTGAGTTACCGCACGGCACCTGTTGAAATTCGAGATGGAGTAGCGGTCTTGCCCCAGGCTCTGGATGCGGTTCTCCAATACTTTTCCAGTGTATCTGAGATCGTCGAATGCGCGGTTTTATCGACGTGTAATCGGTCGGAAGTCTATTGCATTACGACGGATATTCACGCTGCTCGCACGGCTGTGATCTCCGGGTGGAGCAAGCAAAGCGGATTGGATGCCGACGCCCTGGGACAGCACACGGTTGTCTATCGCGATGCAGAAGCCGTGCGTCATCTTTTCAGGGTCGCCTGTGGGTTGGATTCTATGGTCATGGGCGAGCCACAAATTGCCGGTCAGGTGAAAGAGGCCGGGGCTGCTGCACTATCTATGGGAACGAGCAAAGCCGTGCTGAATCGATTATTTCGCGCTGCGACTGAGGTTTCAAAGCGGGCGCGCACTGAAACGGAGATTGCAACGGGTGCAGTTTCCGTCAGTTTTGCAGCGGTGGAACTCGCAAAGAAAATTTTCGGTAATCTCGAAGGGCATACAGCTCTGGTGCTCGGCGCTGGCGAGATGAGTGAATTGACGGCGCGGCACCTCGCTGACAATGGCGTGAAGTCTTTGCTGGTGACGAGTCGCACGTTAGCAAGGGCGCAAAATTTGGCAGTGCGCGTGGGTGGTCGCGCCATTTCCTGGGACGATGGGATAGGAAATTTGCACGGGGCAGATGTTGTTATCAGTTCCACGAGTGCGGAAACTTATGTTCTGGAATGCCACCATGTGGCAGCGGCGATGCAAAAGCGCAATAATCGCTCGATGTTTTTGATCGATATTGCCATGCCGCGCGATATCGATCCGGCAGTTGGTGATCTTTACAATGTATTTTTATACGATCTGGACGACCTGGAGTCTGTTGTTGGCGCGAATTTGGAGAAGCGGAAAATTGAGGCGGATAAAGTCAGTGCAATTATAGAAGAAGAGGTGGAGAATTTTTCTGCGTGGATAAATTCCCTATCGGTTGTTCCCGCAATAGTGGCGCTGCGTGGGCATTTTCAATCTTTTATGGATTCGGAACTCGCGCAGGCCAGGCTCAGTGAATTTTCAGATGAGCAACGCGCTCAAGTTACCAATTTGATGCGCCGGTTTATGAATAAGGTGCTGCACAAACCGGTGACGCGCCTTAGAGAGGCTGGCGAGGAAGAAGATGGCGGGGCTTATGTGGCGGCGCTTTCCTATTTGTTTGATCTGGTGGTTGAAGACATAGAAAGTGAAAAGGTGCACGGGTCATGA
- a CDS encoding bifunctional precorrin-2 dehydrogenase/sirohydrochlorin ferrochelatase, with translation MCYPVFLKLEDELCVVVGAGRVAERRVRGLCEAKARIRVVGITATEGILKLADGGVIHLYQRSFEPGDLDGSALVIAATDQVDVNRAVQAAAKCRGILFCGADRHTDSDFIVPAVVRRGDLQVAISSGGKSPAYTALLRREIEAFLDDGHAGLLDLMAELRRRVYARFPNAPERREAFWQQLVTDDTLALARSGKWAEIEERIDVCLSL, from the coding sequence ATGTGCTATCCCGTGTTTTTGAAATTGGAAGATGAATTGTGTGTTGTGGTTGGGGCGGGTCGCGTTGCCGAACGCAGAGTGCGTGGGCTTTGTGAGGCGAAGGCGCGAATTCGCGTTGTGGGTATAACAGCGACTGAGGGCATTTTGAAATTGGCCGATGGAGGTGTGATCCATCTCTATCAGCGGTCATTTGAGCCTGGTGATTTGGACGGTAGCGCGCTCGTGATTGCCGCGACTGATCAGGTAGATGTCAATCGGGCGGTGCAGGCGGCAGCGAAATGTCGGGGGATTTTGTTTTGCGGTGCAGATCGACATACAGATAGCGATTTTATTGTGCCTGCAGTTGTGCGGCGCGGTGACTTACAGGTGGCGATTTCCTCCGGCGGCAAAAGTCCTGCTTACACTGCGTTGTTGCGCCGAGAAATTGAGGCATTTTTGGATGACGGACACGCGGGATTACTGGATTTGATGGCGGAATTAAGGCGCAGAGTTTATGCGCGATTTCCCAATGCGCCAGAGCGTCGGGAAGCGTTCTGGCAACAGTTGGTGACAGATGATACACTTGCCCTTGCACGCAGTGGCAAGTGGGCTGAAATTGAGGAGCGGATTGACGTATGTCTCTCGTTGTAA
- the ccsA gene encoding cytochrome c biogenesis protein CcsA, translated as MIFDILLIVTGGAYIASALGYALDFHQPKTYWRVLSTWGIWGAWCVHTVLLVVITISAGEVPLTSQVLPSLCAWLVVVVYIYLEVSTRDRSLGVLIVPIVVVLHILTLTKLLGTEDIQVTGYSGGWFELHVLAYGLAYTAFAISCVGGVMYLMLLSEIQAKHFGFFYSRLPSLEVLNQITNRAATFGFVFLTGGTIASSVWAFQHLSQFSVWREPVFLPVLIAWVIYAGNLAARWWGGWQGKRAAFLSILGFVLVILAFPVMGVLFSGPHNLGP; from the coding sequence ATGATTTTTGACATCTTACTCATTGTGACAGGAGGGGCGTACATCGCCAGTGCGCTGGGTTATGCATTGGACTTTCACCAACCCAAAACGTACTGGCGTGTTCTGAGCACCTGGGGGATATGGGGCGCATGGTGTGTGCACACTGTGCTTTTGGTCGTTATCACAATTTCTGCTGGCGAGGTACCTTTGACCAGTCAGGTCTTGCCATCGCTGTGTGCGTGGTTAGTTGTGGTTGTCTATATTTACCTGGAAGTGAGTACGCGAGATCGGTCTTTGGGTGTGCTGATTGTGCCTATTGTCGTGGTTTTGCACATTTTGACGCTTACAAAATTGTTGGGTACTGAGGATATTCAGGTCACGGGATATAGCGGCGGATGGTTTGAACTACATGTGCTGGCTTATGGCCTTGCGTACACGGCTTTTGCGATTTCCTGTGTTGGAGGTGTGATGTATCTGATGCTTTTGAGCGAAATTCAGGCCAAGCATTTTGGTTTTTTTTATTCCCGCCTGCCTTCACTTGAGGTATTGAATCAGATCACTAACCGCGCTGCCACTTTTGGGTTTGTCTTTTTGACGGGCGGAACTATTGCCAGTTCGGTGTGGGCATTTCAACATCTTTCGCAGTTTTCTGTATGGCGCGAGCCGGTGTTTTTGCCCGTTCTGATTGCCTGGGTTATTTATGCGGGCAATCTCGCCGCACGGTGGTGGGGCGGTTGGCAGGGCAAACGAGCGGCTTTTCTGTCTATCCTGGGTTTTGTCCTCGTGATTCTGGCATTTCCCGTTATGGGCGTTCTGTTTTCTGGTCCCCACAATTTAGGACCTTGA